cattcatatggcgtttgacgaaaagtcacggtaatcttatgtcttcattgtcaatgtcttgggacccatttgatacagtttgacatggttgaggtcagtggatgaggagaaattcatccaagtgtaagacaagcaaaaaacaagacatttcctgttgccaccagggggcgctgcggttttaagtcatcatttatgcatagatgtcatcaggcggggactattgtcttacatgtctagtttggacttgattggaacatgtctgtccgagatacagatgcccgtgttttgatggcgtgtaaccaatttttaacgccatgccacggtcacacggtgtgataaaaaaaaaatccctcaatcattttttatctccatcttgttgtgatgacactcatctgaatttgaagttgatctgatgaaagccctgggacaagtacgtaaaagtaaaaatgtgggatattgccaaaatggccactaaaagcaaaatggcggacttcctgttgcgtttttcataatgctccatgagactttttttcatgactggtcacgatacacctatatccagattttgatgaaaatccgttatgtggaaacctaggggctggttccagggggtgctgtagagccattttgccacgcccaattccaattactccagaatactaaaatatccgcagaccttgaatttcctgcaaagtttcataactttttgagcatgtctagaccctgaaaaagccccccaaagggaaataataataataataataataataataataataataataaaaatccttacagattcaatagggcctctcaccattcggtgctcgggccctaattaagtAAAATGTATGCTGCTGTTTCCACCCAGGTAAAACAGCAGGTGACATCTTCCAGGACAACTCAGTCTTGGCCAACCCGCTGGCTGGTCTGGTCATCGGGGTTCTGGTCACTCTGCTGGTGCAAAGCTCGTCAACTTCCTCCTCTATAGTTGTCAGCATGGTCTCCTCTGGACGTGAGTATGAAGCTTCACTTAACACCGACACACTCATCCATGCACAGAAAACATACTTTGTATATGaattatgatgatgaagatgaagatgatgatgattgagCTTTGCTTTGACAGTGCTGACAGTCCAACTGGCTGTTCCTATCATCATGGGCACCAACATTGGGACCTCCGTCACCAACACACTAGTCGCAATGACGCAGGCTGGCGATCGCAGCACATTTCGGAGGTAATCATTTTGTGTTTCGTGGATAATAACTCTCACAACTTTCACTTGGAGTTCAagatccccccccaccccccccacaaaGAATACAGAGAACACTGTAATCTGATGTGAATTACTAGAATGCGCAGAGCTAATGGGAGGAAATGCGAcgtgtttacattttacaacagGGTGTCACTCCTGACcccaataaatacaattttatggTTGCAGGAATCAGGTGAAAACACTGGCCTTTGATAAAGAGGAGCCATGAATGTTCTACTCAAAAGAACTAGAACACGCTGATATATGTGTGCAATGGTAACAAATTCAAACATAATATGTAccacaacatgaaaacaaaaacttcCCTACATCCGAAAACTACTATTGTTCTATATTTACctgaaatataacaaaaatcACAAAACTTGTAGAGAGCTTGCTTTACTAGGCATATTATAAATGTTTGCTTACTTACTCGACTTTTACAATGACATTCCCTGGACAGCAATGAAATGAACCTCCCATTAATAATAACCACAGATAATTTCACTGTGCATTTCAGGGCTTTTGCCGGGGCCACAGTGCACGACTTCTTCAACTGGCTGtctgtgctggtgctgctgcctcTGGAGGTGGCCACTGGTTATATGTTCGTGGTCACTAAGCTCATCATCGACTCCTTTAACATCCAGAGCGGAGAGGCCCCAGACCTGTTGAATGTGATCACCGATCCCCTCACCGATTCAATCATACTGGTAAAGTCCCGTTCTCGTGATGATATCTGTGACAGTTCAAGTCTGAAGAACATCAATGACATGAAGTCAATAGAGGCCACCAAGGAGGTACTGTGGAACTTATGTGTGAGAAAACTGCACATGGTACCTTTAACTTTATTGCGGTTAAATAAAAGGAGCCTCAGTTCGTTAACCTAGTAAGATCAGATCAGTAAACTTTTACAAATTATATTGGAACTGAGCTTTAACAAAGGACCAAATTAACCAAGTAGGTGAACATATTGACTGAAGCTGAACATCTGAATTTCCACAGTTGCTTAAAATGACTGATACTGTattacactgtatatactgtactatgTACATCTGAAAATCAATATGAGAATTTGCAATAATtagaaatgtgttgtttttacttaATTAAAGAAATCACCAGTGTAATGAGAGATATGATGCCAGTGTATTAGACTGTTATCTTTATGGTCCTTCTCTTTCACTTTGACTTAGTTGGACCAGACTGTCCTCACTGGGATTGCCACTGGAGACCCCTTAGCCAGGAATAAGAGTCTCATCAAGAGATGGTGCCAAACCTTCACCAACACGGTAAAACCAAaacatcatttcatttcattttaagtgtttttttgtgtttgcatataTTTTACTGTATGTAAGGTTCTTTCTTATTGCAACATCCACTTCAGCTCCGTCATGTCTCagcttttatgtttattatatCAATTGTTGTCAGATATGAAAAAAGACTCAAACATGTCagctataaaacaaatattcaaaacCGTCACGATTTAAATGTTCACTGTCAATCTGTGTTTCAGTCATTGATGAATGTTACAGTTCCTGGTCCAGAGAACTGcacctctccgtctctctgctgGGAAGATGGCAACTACACCATCACGCTGAAGAACATTTCTGAAACATTTAATGTCCAGAAATGTAAGACAACACTCATTTCACTACATAGTTTTCTACAACGCTGACTTCACAAAGGCTGGCTGCAATTTAGgttaaaaaaagtttatataTGTGAAGTATTTCTGGCCTCATGTGAACTCAAATCCATGTTGAGGATATTTggagaaaaaattgtttttctaCACTTTCTACAATGGCTTAAAAGTGTCACTTATTACATACAAATCCTGTATTTGTAATAGATATATCCAAGTATATTAAGTGTTGACTACACATGTTTACAGTTGTAATTTtgtaaacaattttaaatagatttaaatttaataataCACAATTTAGGGGGTAACACAACATTCCAGTATATATGAAACAACACTTGAATAGAATACTCAACCAAGTCATGAGGTAGAATTATCCGATCACTGTAGTTGATATGAATCAGTGTTGAGGTAGAATATTCAACCCATCTCCACTGCGTTAGATTAACCCAGTATGGGTTGGTCCAGTGGTTTAGTTAGTTTAACCCAGCctttttctgtgtattttcttggTGACCTCAGGTAAACACCTCTTCGTGAATGTGCATCTTTCTGACCTGGCGGTGGGTCTGATCCTGctggctctctctctgttcGTGCTCTGCTCCTGCCTGATCCTCATCGTCAAGCTGCTCAACTCCATGTTGAAGGGTCAGGTGGCTTCAGTCATCAAGACCATCCTCAACACGGGTGAGAAGCACTGCACACTGTTCATATATTTCCAATACATTGCAATCCCAATGGTAAGTAAATGGATGAATATCTTGTTTACAattatgtgtctgtttttgtgcaGATTTCCCATTTCCATTCGGTTGGGTTACTGGTTACATTGCCATTTTAGTCGGAGCTGGCATGACCTTCATCGTGCAGAGCAGTTCTGTCTTCACCTCTGCAATTACACCACTTGTTGGTGAGTTACATCCTCACCAACAATACATGCCCGAACAATACATGCAAAGTAACAAATTTCctgataaatgtgtgtgttctttgtttgaaaaggtattggtgtcatcagcatagagAGAGCATACCCACTGTCCCTGGGTTCAAATATTGGTACGACCACCACAGCCATCCTGGCAGCCATGGCTAGTCCTGGAGACACACTGGCTAATGCTCTACAGGTCAGAAACTCACATTAACGCATATAGAATATACAATCACCAGATTAACTTTTCTGAAAAGCTGTATAGTAATTAATTTTGAATTAGCAGAGATATGGGATCTGTGTAGGAAGGTAATATAGTAGAGTCTGATGTAGATATCATTCAAGAGAGTCACATATGCTATGATTGTAGTTATTTTTACTTGTAGATAATAGAGGTGTTTTTATGTGTAGAAGAATAATGACTGTTGTTTGTCTATGATCACTTCAGATCGCCCTCGTCCACTTCCTGTTCAACATCTCTGGCATCCTCCTTTGGTATCCGATCCCTTTCACCCGCATCCCCATCCGGCTGGCTAAAGGTCTGGGCAACATCACCGCCTCCTACCGCTGGTTTGCAGCTGTCTACATCCTCTGCTGCTTTTTCGTTTTTCCACTCTTTGTCTTCAGCCTGTCGCTGGCTGGCTGGCAGGCACTGGTCGGTGTGGGTGCACCTTTAGTTCTCATgttaatcatcatcatcgtgaTCAACGTGTTGCAGAAACAGAAACCTAGGTGTTTGCCTGCAGTACTGCGGTCCTGGGATTTCCTCCCTTTGTGGGCCCACTCCCTGGCTCCCTGGGACAAAGTGGTTGGAGTGATTACTTccaaatgctgctgctgctgcaaatgCTGCCAAATAGCTGCTGAAGACCCGGAACACAATGAGAAAGAGTGTTTGGAGAAGGAtcagaagacacacacagaggtgtaCGATAACCCTGCAATGagtgcagagaaagagaaggagaatgagataaaAATAGAGCTGGAGATCTTGAAGAAGACGCGGTTGTGAGGTTTTTACATATACACTGAATgagtgtttgattgtgtgtgtgtgtgtgtgtgtgtgtgtgtgtgtgtgtgtgtgtgtgtgtgtttgtgtgtgtgtgtgtgatgtaaagAATCATTCTGCTCCAGGCAAAAGAACCAAAAACATTGCCACAATATTCATGTTCTTACTTTGAGTAGATCAGTTGGTGTAAAATGAGAAATAGTTTTAAAAAGACTTGTTGGTCTTCCAAATAAACTGAAATGGCCTTTAAAGGGTAAGGTGGCaatatactatatatttaaaagcaaggtgCCCCTCAAACCCCTGGTGCCCTTGGAAGAGAATATTTTCCAGACGCAACAGTTGATGTCGGCATGAGCAGAGGCCAGATGGCAGAGAGGAGTCTGATGTCATATCCGCTTCTCAACAATTCTTCTTCCTGTAATGCCTATGTTAACAAgtctgattcatttaaaactaaatctcTCTTGTTTCAAAGCTACACATATGTAAATAATATTCATAAGTTTGAATTATTAAATTGAAATGTTTGCAACATTTTAAGATACTCACTGATTCTAAGACATTTGACTAAATAACTAGTAATAAAGTAGATATTTacataaaatcaaatcaatgcaAACACTTAATAATAAATCATGCCAGAATTTATTTTTGAGTGCAGGGAGGATTAATCTGGATTTGACTGCATGGTCAATACCA
This is a stretch of genomic DNA from Pleuronectes platessa chromosome 3, fPlePla1.1, whole genome shotgun sequence. It encodes these proteins:
- the slc34a2a gene encoding solute carrier family 34 member 2a, with protein sequence MESLHRPEQTAPENKEDHNDNQGNEKKEAQASPAHSTLALVEEPEDTDPWDLPELKDSGIPWSALDTRGKVTRVLVSLGKLVLLLGFLYMFICSLDILSSAFQLVGGKTAGDIFQDNSVLANPLAGLVIGVLVTLLVQSSSTSSSIVVSMVSSGLLTVQLAVPIIMGTNIGTSVTNTLVAMTQAGDRSTFRRAFAGATVHDFFNWLSVLVLLPLEVATGYMFVVTKLIIDSFNIQSGEAPDLLNVITDPLTDSIILLDQTVLTGIATGDPLARNKSLIKRWCQTFTNTSLMNVTVPGPENCTSPSLCWEDGNYTITLKNISETFNVQKCKHLFVNVHLSDLAVGLILLALSLFVLCSCLILIVKLLNSMLKGQVASVIKTILNTDFPFPFGWVTGYIAILVGAGMTFIVQSSSVFTSAITPLVGIGVISIERAYPLSLGSNIGTTTTAILAAMASPGDTLANALQIALVHFLFNISGILLWYPIPFTRIPIRLAKGLGNITASYRWFAAVYILCCFFVFPLFVFSLSLAGWQALVGVGAPLVLMLIIIIVINVLQKQKPRCLPAVLRSWDFLPLWAHSLAPWDKVVGVITSKCCCCCKCCQIAAEDPEHNEKECLEKDQKTHTEVYDNPAMSAEKEKENEIKIELEILKKTRL